Part of the Caulifigura coniformis genome, TCCGCCCCCCGGACGACCGTGGACAACAGCAGTACCGCGGCGGCGATCACAAGCGGGCGAATCATGGGCGAACTCCTGTCACGGTTGTGGCCTGCTCTCAGTCACAATCTTCCAGCGATGCTCACATCTGTCGGGCGCTCAATCTCATACGCCCTCTGACGCCTTGGCGACCAGTCGGACGCCAATGCGGTAATACAGGAAGGCGGCCAGGGTCACGCTGATTCCTGTCAGCACAAAGAAGATCACCTGCAGTCCGTTGCCGCTTCCGGCGATCGAGGAGATCAGGCAGGTCATCACGAAGGCGTTTCCGAGGAAGACCACGAAGAACGACAACGGCGCCGCGAGCGGCCACGCTGCCCAGGTCAGCGTGATCGACGTAAGTACCGTCAGTTCCAGGAACAGCACGCACTGGGTCACAAAGTAGGCGATCGGGAAAAACGCATCGGGCTCGAACATGCCATCGAGGATCTGCGCCACTGCATGGGGAACCATCAATCCTCCCAGCGTGATTGTCAGCAGTGACGGCCACCACCCGATCGCGCAGCCGGCAATTTTGGACCAGGCGATGCCGTTCAGGGTGCGCGGGAGCATCATCAGCGCCGACCAGGTCTGGTCCTGCAGCTCGACGCGAAAGACCTTCGCCGCCGACTGCACGAGATCAAGTGCGAGGAAGCCGATCCCGAAGCCCATCAGCGTCGATCCCAGATCCTGGGCGGTGATCCTCCCGCCGCCGATGCTGATCAGCCCCACGAACAGGGCGACGATGGCCATGTACCCGGCAAACCGGAGGAGCGATCCGCGGAACCCTCCCGCCAGCAGCATGAAATCCTTGCCGGCGATCGCCGCCGGCCAGGCACGGCGATGTTTCGATCGCTGCTTTTTCGAAGTCAAGCGGCTCCACAGCGACGGCTGGACGTCGCTGAGCACGTCGCCCTGCGTGCAGGGCTCGAAGATCAGCCACGCCAGTGCGAACAGAAACAGGCTCTCTCCGAGCCACCACGCGGCGGCGGCGGGGAAGGGGCCTTCGGCGAAGGTGGTTGCCAGGGCCCTGCTGGTCAGGGCATAGACTGAGCCTTCGTTCAGGCGGCCGATCCATTCGAGTGTCTTCGAGCCAACGACCCTCGCGCCGCCGAACGCGGCCAATGCGCTCGCCACCGTGGGAATGAGCCAGCGCAGGAACAGGGCGGTGAACGCCACGCGGCAGGCCGTCCCCGTGTTCCGGCAGTAAACAGAGGCCAGGAGTGAATAGGTGCCGACGGAAAACAGGTGCAGGAAGAGTGCGGCATAGACCGCATTGACCTGGTTCTGCGTGACGCCGCCCAGGGTGATCGCGAGCAGCGTAAACGGGAACTGTACGGCGACGAGGGACAACATCCCGACGACTCGCGGCAGCCATTTCCCCAGCAGGATCGCCCCGCCACCGATGTCGGCCATCCGCAGGAGGCCCAGGGTCCGCTCTTCTTTCTCCTCGGTGATTGCGGACGAGAAGTAGGTCACCCCGACGAGCGTGATGAACCAGATGTTCACGTAGGTGAGCGACTGGAACAGCTGGAGGCCGGGCGCGCCGCTGCGGCGCGACAGCTCGTCGGCAAGGTAGAGCAGCCAGAGGATGGTGATGAGCAGTCCCATCCGCACCAGGTGCGGACGAATACTCCGGGCATCCACCCGGAGAGCCCTCACGAGCAGCGCCAAAGTTTTGCGAAACATGCCGTCGAACCCAGAGGAATCGCCGGCCCGGAAATGCAGCCCGACGCGTAGAAGGCCGGTTTAGTTCCTCTCCGTCAGTTTCCGCAAGCGCAGCGACGCGGCCAGCAGGAGCAGCAGGCTCAGGGAGGTCGTCACCAGGAGATAGGCCGTTGCGAATTCCTCGAACGAGAACCGCGAACCCCACAGCAACGTGCAGCCGAGGAGCATCAGGCACCACTGCGCGATGATCGCGATCACGCCGCAGAAGATCGTGACAGTCGGCGGCACTCCGGGCAGCAGCAGTGTTGCCAGGCTGGTGACGGCCACCCACAAGAGCGGCTGGGCCATGAGGACCAGCGCCAGGTATCGCTCCTGGGACGCGCTGGCCGGGCCAAAGAAGAATCGCTGCACGTCTGCTGACGCCAACCCGGCGACGAGACAGACGAGCATGCCCGGGATGAGTCCCAGACACGCGCCCCCGAGTTTTTCGATGAGAAGTCGAGCTCGCCAGCGCGGCAGAACGGCCAGTGACGACCAGGTCAGCTCCGTGATCTCATTTCGGAACAGTCGCGAGGCGATTGCGGCGGCTTCGAGTGTCAGGAAGGCGGCGCCGAACCAGAATACCGTCGCGGCCGTTTCATTCGAATTGATCCGGGCCGATCCGAAGGTCACCAGGGCCCAGACGAGCGCGAGCGGAACGAGCGGATAGATGATCAGCCGGGCCACGATTCCTTTGGCTCCGCCCATGAACTGCCGGAAGTCTTTTCCCGCGACCGCCAGTTGATTCCACGCCCGGTTGCCGGACGAACGCCACAGCCGGATCACGATCGGCGAGTAGGGGGGCGTCTCGAGCGGACGCCGATCGAGCAGGAGGGCGCCCAGAAGCAGGAATCCGATTCCCCCCGCCATCGACCACCAGAACTGCGGCGACACGATCGGAATGGAGCCGAACGACGACGCGATGTTCGACAGCTCGGTCCACACCAGCCGCGCATCGAGCCAGATTGTTGCGGAATCGATCGTCGCCTCGGTTTCTGAAGTGATCCATCCGCGATACGCCAGTCCGTTTGCCATCGTGCGGACAAGCCACGTTCCCAGCCATAGCCCGAAGAGCGAGAGCAGCGTGTAGAAGGAGGCGGAACCGGCGCGGGCGCAGACGACCGACCAGAACAGCCCGATTCCCGCACAGAGGACGAGGTGGGCCAACAGGGCCATGTAAGTCGCCAGCACCTGGTCCCACAGGATGCCGCCGAGGGTGATCGTCAGCACGACAAAGGGAAACTGTGCCGCCAGCAGCAGGCATCCGATGACGATGCCGCTGAAGCCCTGCCCGAGGATCAGCGAGACCGGGTTCATTCCCGTCATCCGCAGGAGCGACAGCGTTCCCTGTTCCCGCTCGCTGGCGATGATCGATGCGAAGATTGCGACACTCCCCATGCTGATCAGGAGGGAATCGATCCACACGATCCACTTGTAGACCATCAGGCCCGGCGCCCCGATCGTCATCCCCGAGTTGACGACCGAGAAGATGGTGAACAGCAGGCAGCCAGCCGCGAGCATGCGCAGGAGATTTGCCACCGGAGACCGCAGGTCGAGCCGCAGGCGGCGGAACAGCAGTGCGGTGGCCCGACGGAACTCGCTCACAGTCGCCCTTCATGAAACCCGGGTTGCCGGACCCGCGCGGCGGGCTCTCATCTCATACGGCGGACGCGATCGCTTTTTCGAGCGCGTCTTCGGGTAATTCTTTGCCGACAATCGCCCGGTACTGCGCCGCGAACCGGTCCCGGAACAGGTGCGACGAATCGACCATCTGGCATTTGCGGAGCCGGGCTTCCTCGGCCAGGGGGTGTACTCGGGGCGGGTCGCTGACGTCGAGCACGATCTGGTTCTCCCGCAGGAGCGCCGCGTTCACGTTCCCGTGGGCCGTGCCTACTTTCAGTGCCGGGTCTGCAATCACGACCACGTCGAAGAGGGTGTCGTACAGGTTCTGGAACGGGATAAAACGGCAGCCGAGCTTGCCTGCGGCAGCCTGGGCTTCCTTGTCGTTGGGGCCACAGATGCTGACGAGGCCCTTGAACTGCGCGAGCCCGTAGGCCATGGCCGCGGCCGTTCCGCCGTTCCCGAGCACGAGAATACTTCGCTGTCCCAGACCGTGCCCGGTGTTCTTCACGGCGTCGCCGAGCGTCTGCACTCCTGCCTTCCAGAGGAAGTTCACCCCCTGCCAGCCGCTGCCCTTATGGAGCAGGAGATCGACGGAACCGCTGTCCTTGTCCCGCGGGTCGATGTCTTCGGCGAGGGGCATCAGGTGTTTTGCATAGCCGCCGCTTGCGAGAATCGCCCGGATCTTCAGGGCATCGAGCATTTTCGACAGTCGTCCCACGTCGCCCGGGTAGAGCGGCAGGCAGCGGGCGTTCACGCCCTGCGACTGAAACGCGGTATTGAACGCCCGCACGATCCCCGGCTGGGAATCGCCGAAGCCTGTGACGGCGATGAACGCGGTCGAGCGGTTGATCTCGCGGAGGTGATAGATCTCTTCCAGCTCAAAGACGGTCGGCTGTCCGGGGTAGGCCTCCATCCCGTTCTCGAGCGCGGCGTACAACCACGGCGAGCCGTACTTCAGGCTGAGCAGCGAGAACGTGAGATCGCCCCGGCCCAATCCGAGGCCGACAATCGGAAGCGTTCCCCGGGTGCTCGCGCTCACTGCCTTGAGGAGGGGCCACGCGTCGTCGATGGTCGGGGTGGGCCAGGTGAACTTCAGGACGTCCGCCTGCACTGCCCGGGCTTCTTCGATGATGGAATCGAGGTCGCTTTCCGGGCGGTCGAGGCGTGTGAAGCTGATGACCCGCTGGGTCTTTCCGAACCGCGGCACCTTACGGGCGATATCGAGATCGAGTTCAACGTAGGCCGGCCCCGCCACGATGGCCTGCCTCAGCAGCAGCAGGCGCTCCTCTTCGCTGCCATCCCACTGGCCGCCGTCCTGCTTGCGGCGGCAGGAAACGATCACCGGTTTCCGGGTGACCGCCAGCAGGTCCTTGATGTCGGGCTCTTTGATCAGGCGGTCGAGGCAGAGCTCGACGATGTCTCCCTTGGAGGCCGCGTTCAGGATGTCGACCTTACCCAGCGTGCGGGATTCCGGTGTGACGGTGATGCAGATCATGAGCGGCTGGCCATTGGGGAGCAGGGGACAACGTGCATCCTCTTTCCCCTGTCGCCGTACTTCAATGACGCGCGGACCGGATCGCATCCGGGGAGAACGCATTGACGCATTTTTCGTCGTCGTCGCTGGGGCCCAATCCGCGCCCGACGCTCAAATCCCCTGGGGACGCCGCGCGAAACACCGCACGATGCCCCGGGCACTACTGCACAGGAATCACGCCTCCGCGTTGCTACCAATGCTTCTCACGTCCGGTCACAATCGCTCGTGTCGAAAAGATGCGGCCTCCATCTGTTCACCTCGACCCGCAATCCACATGGGCTCACCTCTGGTCGTCGACTGCCCGAAGTGCGGCAAGACACTGAAATGTCCCTCCGCTGGAGAAAAGGAACGGACGGTCAAGTGTCCGGCCTGTTTCACTCGCTTCGTCGTCGAACCAGCGCCCCAGTCCGATCCCGTCGTCCGCCGCCGGCGAGACGCTGAATCAGCCGCCGAACTCGCCCCGCCCGTCACCCGCCGCCCCCCTGCGAGGGCGAAACAAAAGAGCAGGAAGAAACGGGCGATCCGCTTCGACGCGCGACTCGTCGCCGCCGGCGTCGTCATAGTGGTGCTGGCCGTGGGCATCGCTGCGTGGGATCGCCTTGCTCCGGCGGCCAGGAAACGCGGCGGAACGCTGGCCAATGCCGGTGGAATCGATTCGTTCGTCGCCCCGACCGGGCCG contains:
- a CDS encoding ABC transporter permease subunit, which gives rise to MFRKTLALLVRALRVDARSIRPHLVRMGLLITILWLLYLADELSRRSGAPGLQLFQSLTYVNIWFITLVGVTYFSSAITEEKEERTLGLLRMADIGGGAILLGKWLPRVVGMLSLVAVQFPFTLLAITLGGVTQNQVNAVYAALFLHLFSVGTYSLLASVYCRNTGTACRVAFTALFLRWLIPTVASALAAFGGARVVGSKTLEWIGRLNEGSVYALTSRALATTFAEGPFPAAAAWWLGESLFLFALAWLIFEPCTQGDVLSDVQPSLWSRLTSKKQRSKHRRAWPAAIAGKDFMLLAGGFRGSLLRFAGYMAIVALFVGLISIGGGRITAQDLGSTLMGFGIGFLALDLVQSAAKVFRVELQDQTWSALMMLPRTLNGIAWSKIAGCAIGWWPSLLTITLGGLMVPHAVAQILDGMFEPDAFFPIAYFVTQCVLFLELTVLTSITLTWAAWPLAAPLSFFVVFLGNAFVMTCLISSIAGSGNGLQVIFFVLTGISVTLAAFLYYRIGVRLVAKASEGV
- a CDS encoding type I 3-dehydroquinate dehydratase; protein product: MRSPRMRSGPRVIEVRRQGKEDARCPLLPNGQPLMICITVTPESRTLGKVDILNAASKGDIVELCLDRLIKEPDIKDLLAVTRKPVIVSCRRKQDGGQWDGSEEERLLLLRQAIVAGPAYVELDLDIARKVPRFGKTQRVISFTRLDRPESDLDSIIEEARAVQADVLKFTWPTPTIDDAWPLLKAVSASTRGTLPIVGLGLGRGDLTFSLLSLKYGSPWLYAALENGMEAYPGQPTVFELEEIYHLREINRSTAFIAVTGFGDSQPGIVRAFNTAFQSQGVNARCLPLYPGDVGRLSKMLDALKIRAILASGGYAKHLMPLAEDIDPRDKDSGSVDLLLHKGSGWQGVNFLWKAGVQTLGDAVKNTGHGLGQRSILVLGNGGTAAAMAYGLAQFKGLVSICGPNDKEAQAAAGKLGCRFIPFQNLYDTLFDVVVIADPALKVGTAHGNVNAALLRENQIVLDVSDPPRVHPLAEEARLRKCQMVDSSHLFRDRFAAQYRAIVGKELPEDALEKAIASAV